The genomic DNA TTTATCAAGCTGTATTTCAGGGAATATGGTTAATTCCTTGATACCGAGGGTGAAGTTGCCGCGTCCATCGAAACCTTTGTCAGGTATTCCACGGAAGTCACGTACGCGTGGAAGCGCAAAACTAACGAGTTTATCAAGAAAATCCCACATGTAATCCCTACGAAGGGTTACACGGGCGCCTACTGGCATGCCTTCGCGAAGCTTAAAAGCCGCGATGGATTTCTTGGCTCTAGTGACGACAGCTTTCTGACCTGCCAGTGCAGTTAGTTCAGACACAGCCCCGTCAATGAGCTTTGCGTTCTGGCTTGCTTCGCCGAGTCCAATATTTAGTGAGATAGCCTTGATAGAAGGAATCTCCATTGAACTCTTGTACCCGAATTCTTTATTAAGAACCGAGGCGACCTTGTCCGTATATATTTTTTCGAGACGTGTCATCGCAAGACCCTAGTCGAGAATTTCGTTACATTTTTTACAAAAACGGACGTTCTTTCCATCTTTGGTTTCACGAACTCCAACTCTGGTTGCCTTTGTGCACGATGGGCACACAACCTGAATGTTAGAGATGTGAAGAGGGGCTTCTTTCTCAACAATTCCGCCAGGCTGGTTAGCGTACGGGTTAGGCTTTGTATGCCTAGAAACCGTGTTAACCTGCTCTACAAGGACTGTGTCCTTTTTGCGGTTGATCTTAAGGACCTTGCCGATCTTCCCCTTATCCTTGCCGGCGATGACCATAACCTTGTCATCAACATGTATCTTGTTCATGCCGTTAACCTTCTCTCGTGATAAGGATTTTAAAGAACTTCAGGAGCAAGAGATACTATTTTCATGAAGCCGCTAGACCTCAACTCTCTTGCTACGGGACCGAAAATTCGAGTCCCCACTGGTTCCATTGAGCTGTTCAGAAGAACGGCAGAGTTATTGTCAAACTTGATGTAAGACCCGTCAGGACGACCAATTTCTTTTCTGGTGCGTACAACGACTGCTTTCATCACGGAGCCCTTCTTCACTTTGGAATGGGGCATAGCTTCCTTTATGGAAACCACAATAATATCTCCGACACTTGCGTAACGTCTCTTTGAGCCCCCAAGGACTTTAATACAAAGAACCTTTTTGGCGCCAGAGTTGTCTGCTACGTCTAGTCTGGATTCTACCTGAATCATGGCTTATACCCCTAAACTGCTTTTTCCAGAATTTTATCCAAATGCCACCTTTTGCGCCGGCTAAGGGGACGGAATTCTACAATCTGTACTTTGTCGCCAATAACGCACTCATTAGCAGGATCGTGAGCCATGAATTTGGTGTGACGACGAATGAATTTTTTATACAAGGGGTGTTTAACGAGAGTCTCAACACGAACGACAATAGTCTTATCGCCTTTATCGCTGACAACTTTACCGCTAAGCACACGCCTGTTTCCTTTTAAATTAAGCTCTGCCATGGCTTATACTCCCAGTTCCTTTTCACGCTGAAGGGTCTGAATCTTAGCGATGTCTTTTTTGACTTCGACTAGTCTCTGGGTATTTTCCAACTGAGCAGTTGCATGCTTAAAGCGGAGATTAAAAAGCTCCAATCTAGCAGCGGCAAGTTTCTCAGTTAGAGCAGCAGTATCGAGTTCACGTAGTTCTTTAGTCTTCATTTTACAAACCCTCCTTAACTACAATAGTAGTCTTGACAGAAAGCTTGTGAGATGCACGAACTAGGGCTTCTTTAGCGAGAGCAAGGTCAACACCTTTTACTTCGTAGAGAATGCGTCCTGGTTTGACTGGTGCACACCAACCAACTACGGAACCTTTACCTTTACCCTGTCTGACTTCAGCAGGCTTGGCAGTAACAGGCACATCAGGGAAAACCCTGATCCAGACTTGTCCACCACGTTTAATGTGTCGCATAATAGCGATACGTGCGGCTTCAATCTGGTTGTTACTCAGTTTTCCGTGCTCCAATGTCTTAATGGCGATATCACCAAATGCGATCGTGGAGCCACGCTGAGCTTTACCCTTGTTACGCCCTTTCTGGCGCTTACGGAATTTCATTTTTTTAGGTGAAAGCATTATAATTTCACCTCGTGGTCAAGAATTTCTCCTTTGAAGATCCAGACCTTAATGCCGATAACACCATATGTAGTACTTGCTCTCGCAACACCATAATCGATATCAGCTCTAAGAGTCTGAAGGGGAACACGGCCATCGCGGTACCATTCGGTACGAGCAATTTCAGCACCAGCCAAACGACCAGCACATGCAACCTTGATTCCCTCTGCTCCGAATTTACGAGCAAGACCAACAGTACGCTTCATCGCACGACGGAAAGCTACACGGCGTTCTAGCTGCTGAGCAATATTCTCAGCGACAAGCTGCGCGTCAGTTTCAGGGCGGCGAATTTCACTTACTTCTAAGGCAAATTCTTTATTATATTTTTGACGAAGATCATTGCGGAGCTTTTCGATCTCCACACCTTTACGTCCGATAACAATACCGGGACGAGCAGTGTGAATGATGAGACGAATCTTGCCACCGGCACGTTCGATCTCGATCTTAGCTACTCCTGCATGAAAGATCTTCTCTTTCACATATTTACGAATGCTGTCGTCTTCTATGACGAAAGCTGGGTAGTCCTTTTTGCTGAACCACCTAGATAGCCAGTTCTTGGTATAACCAAGTCTGAAACCGTATGGATGTACTTTCTGACCCATGACTTTACCCTACGATTCTTTTACTACGACGGTTATATGGCTCGTACGCTTCAGTATTCTGAACGCACGTCCCATAGCCCTAGGCTGAATTCTCTTCCATGTTGGACCTTCGTCAATTTTGACGATGTCTACACGGAGAGTGTCAACATCCACTCCGGGAATCTGCTCTGCGTTAGCAACTGCAGAATAAAGCACTTTACTGAGTAGTTCGGCACCCTTTTTGGGTGTGAATTTCAGAATGTTGAGAGCTTCCTCAACAGGCTTTCCCTTGATGTTTTCCGCTACCAAGCGCACTTTCTGAGCGGAAATGCGCATATATTTTGCAACAGCTCTAGCTTCCATTGCTTAACACCTTCTAGCGTTTGGCTTTGCTTTTCTTGTCTGCCGCATGTCCATAGTAAGTACGAGTTGGTGAAAATTCACCTAACTTGTGTCCTACCATGTTCTCTGTGACGAAGACAGGAATAAACTTACGGCCATTGTGAACTGCGAAGGTCAGACCTACCATTTCTGGAATGATAGTTGAACGTCTAGACCAGGTCTGGATAACCTTGCGGTCTCCTGATTCCTGAGACTTTACGACCTTTTTAAGCAGATGATCGTCTATAAACGGGCCTTTTTTCAGTGATCTTGGCATTACAGTCTCCTACTTCTGCCCGCGGCGTTTAACGATGAGCTTGGAAGAAGGTTTCTTCTTGTTGCGAGTCTTGTAACCCTTAGCAGGCATACCCCACGGAGAACAAGGGTGTCTACCACCGGAACTTTTACCCTCACCACCACCGAGTGGATGGTCGACTGGGTTCATTGCAACACCTCTGACTTTTGGTCTACGACCAAGCCAACGGTTACGTCCGGCTTTACCAATGTTGATCTTTTCATGCTGGATGTTACCAACTTGACCAACAGTTGCACAACAAGTTGCGAGAACCTTGCGGACTTCACCGGAAGGCATACGCATAAGAGCATACTTACCTTCTTTCGCCACAAGCTGAGCATAAGTTCCGGCAGCGCGACAAAACTGTCCGCCCTTACCGGGATGCAATTCTATATTATGAACGATAGTACCAACAGGTACGTTCTTGAGGAGGAGAGCATTACCGGGTTTAATGTCGGCCTTTTCTCCTGCAAGAATCTTGTCACCCTGGTTGAGACCAACCGGTGCAAGAATGTAGCGCTTTTCACCGTCTGCGTAATGAAGCAGAGCGATACGAGCACTTCTGTTGGGATCGTATTCAATGGATGCAACAGTTGCTGGAACTTCAACTTTGTTACGCTTGAAGTCAATGATACGGTAAAGACGCTTAGTACCACCGCCGCGATGACGTGAAGTAACTCTACCGTTATTATTTCTACCTGCCTTTTTGGTCAAGCCCTTTGTAAGCGCTTTTTCCGGTGTGGTCTTTGTGATTTCCTCAAAAGTGGAAATCGTTTGGAACCGGCGACCAGGTGAGGTAGGTTTTAGTTTACGAGTAGCCATCTCTTAAACTCCCTCGAAGAATTCGATTTTTTCGCCAGCTAAAAGCTTAACATAAGCTTTTTTGTAGCCGGACTGCTTCCCGACAACGCGGCCGAACTTCCTGCGAAGACCAGGTCTTTTCCGAACAATACGTACGGAATCGACTTTGCAATCAAAAGCGCTTTCGACAGCTTTTTTGATTTCAACCTTATTGGCGGATGGCAGCACAATAAAAGTGACTTGATTAGAAGTCTCTTTCATGTCAGTGGCCTTTTCCGAAATGACCGGTTTGATAAGAATCTGAGTATAGTCCATGACTATTTCAACCTCTCCTGCAGATCCTGTGCTGCATTCTCAAGCATAACAACCTGACGATGACGCAAAATGTCATAAACATTTATCTGGTCAGCGGAGATCATCTTGATGCCTGGGATATTCCTCGCAGAAAGGAGGAGTTTATTATCAGCATCCTTGACAATTATCAAGGCCTTATAGAGTCCGAGAGTTTCTGCAACCTGAGCGAAAAGCTTAGTTTTAATCTCGGGAAGTTCGATGTCTTTAACAATCATCAGCTTCTCTTCGCTGAATCTTGCTGTAAGAGCCATCTTGAGAGCAAGACGACGAACTTTTTTATTAACCTTGAAGGAGTAGTCTCTGGGCTGTGGTCCGAAAGTTACACCACCTCCGCGCCAAAGCGGGGAGCGTGTTGAACCTGCGCGTGCGCGTCCTGTACCTTTCTGACGCCAAGGCTTGGCGCCACCGCCGCGCTTCATGGCACGAGTCTTCGTGGCATGAGTACCGCTACGCTTTGCAGCGAGCTGAGCACGGACAACAAGGTGTAGGATTTCGGGCTTGACCGGAACTTCGAAAACTTCCGGAGCAAGATCCATGCTCCCGACGTCCTTATTCGTTTGATCGTATATAGTAATGGTAGCCATGTATTATTTCCTCTAGCTGGTCTTGCGGATCATCACCAATCCGTTCTTAGGTCCAGGAACTTGTCCCTTTACCACAAGAACATTTTCCTCGGTGCGCACGTCTACGATTTCAATGTTGGAAACAGTAACGCGCTCATTACCCATCTGACCGGGCATTTTTTTACCCTTAAAGACTTTACCAGGGAAAGTAGCGTGGCCGATTGAACCAGGAGAACGATGTA from Maridesulfovibrio frigidus DSM 17176 includes the following:
- the rplE gene encoding 50S ribosomal protein L5; its protein translation is MTRLEKIYTDKVASVLNKEFGYKSSMEIPSIKAISLNIGLGEASQNAKLIDGAVSELTALAGQKAVVTRAKKSIAAFKLREGMPVGARVTLRRDYMWDFLDKLVSFALPRVRDFRGIPDKGFDGRGNFTLGIKELTIFPEIQLDKIELTKGMNVTIVTTAKTDKEGKMLLELLGMPFKK
- the rplX gene encoding 50S ribosomal protein L24, yielding MNKIHVDDKVMVIAGKDKGKIGKVLKINRKKDTVLVEQVNTVSRHTKPNPYANQPGGIVEKEAPLHISNIQVVCPSCTKATRVGVRETKDGKNVRFCKKCNEILD
- the rplN gene encoding 50S ribosomal protein L14 — encoded protein: MIQVESRLDVADNSGAKKVLCIKVLGGSKRRYASVGDIIVVSIKEAMPHSKVKKGSVMKAVVVRTRKEIGRPDGSYIKFDNNSAVLLNSSMEPVGTRIFGPVARELRSSGFMKIVSLAPEVL
- the rpsQ gene encoding 30S ribosomal protein S17; this translates as MAELNLKGNRRVLSGKVVSDKGDKTIVVRVETLVKHPLYKKFIRRHTKFMAHDPANECVIGDKVQIVEFRPLSRRKRWHLDKILEKAV
- the rpmC gene encoding 50S ribosomal protein L29; the encoded protein is MKTKELRELDTAALTEKLAAARLELFNLRFKHATAQLENTQRLVEVKKDIAKIQTLQREKELGV
- the rplP gene encoding 50S ribosomal protein L16, giving the protein MLSPKKMKFRKRQKGRNKGKAQRGSTIAFGDIAIKTLEHGKLSNNQIEAARIAIMRHIKRGGQVWIRVFPDVPVTAKPAEVRQGKGKGSVVGWCAPVKPGRILYEVKGVDLALAKEALVRASHKLSVKTTIVVKEGL
- the rpsC gene encoding 30S ribosomal protein S3, which translates into the protein MGQKVHPYGFRLGYTKNWLSRWFSKKDYPAFVIEDDSIRKYVKEKIFHAGVAKIEIERAGGKIRLIIHTARPGIVIGRKGVEIEKLRNDLRQKYNKEFALEVSEIRRPETDAQLVAENIAQQLERRVAFRRAMKRTVGLARKFGAEGIKVACAGRLAGAEIARTEWYRDGRVPLQTLRADIDYGVARASTTYGVIGIKVWIFKGEILDHEVKL
- the rplV gene encoding 50S ribosomal protein L22 translates to MEARAVAKYMRISAQKVRLVAENIKGKPVEEALNILKFTPKKGAELLSKVLYSAVANAEQIPGVDVDTLRVDIVKIDEGPTWKRIQPRAMGRAFRILKRTSHITVVVKES
- the rpsS gene encoding 30S ribosomal protein S19, encoding MPRSLKKGPFIDDHLLKKVVKSQESGDRKVIQTWSRRSTIIPEMVGLTFAVHNGRKFIPVFVTENMVGHKLGEFSPTRTYYGHAADKKSKAKR
- the rplB gene encoding 50S ribosomal protein L2; translated protein: MATRKLKPTSPGRRFQTISTFEEITKTTPEKALTKGLTKKAGRNNNGRVTSRHRGGGTKRLYRIIDFKRNKVEVPATVASIEYDPNRSARIALLHYADGEKRYILAPVGLNQGDKILAGEKADIKPGNALLLKNVPVGTIVHNIELHPGKGGQFCRAAGTYAQLVAKEGKYALMRMPSGEVRKVLATCCATVGQVGNIQHEKINIGKAGRNRWLGRRPKVRGVAMNPVDHPLGGGEGKSSGGRHPCSPWGMPAKGYKTRNKKKPSSKLIVKRRGQK
- the rplW gene encoding 50S ribosomal protein L23 — encoded protein: MDYTQILIKPVISEKATDMKETSNQVTFIVLPSANKVEIKKAVESAFDCKVDSVRIVRKRPGLRRKFGRVVGKQSGYKKAYVKLLAGEKIEFFEGV
- the rplD gene encoding 50S ribosomal protein L4, yielding MATITIYDQTNKDVGSMDLAPEVFEVPVKPEILHLVVRAQLAAKRSGTHATKTRAMKRGGGAKPWRQKGTGRARAGSTRSPLWRGGGVTFGPQPRDYSFKVNKKVRRLALKMALTARFSEEKLMIVKDIELPEIKTKLFAQVAETLGLYKALIIVKDADNKLLLSARNIPGIKMISADQINVYDILRHRQVVMLENAAQDLQERLK